The nucleotide sequence CGTAGGGGTGCAGGTGCTCCTGGATGCCCTCGGATGGCCGAGCAACATATCGACCGTCGCGTTCCTGTCGTTCGTGGTGGTGGGCGTGGTCGTCCTCATCGTGGGCAGCCTCAACCACGGCGAGTTCAAGCGCCGCAACCCCTCCATCGAGCCGCGCTACGCCGCCGACGTGCTCGAGCGCTTCAGCCGCCGCTTCCCCGTGCTCATCGCCGGCGGCGTGGGACTCATCCTGCTCGACGTGATCATGCTCATCGGCCTCTCGCCTGAGGACAGTTCGCTCGATCTCGTGCGCGGCGTCCGTTTGGACGAACTGATCGTCGCGCCGTTCATGTTCGTCCTTGCCGTCGCCGTGGGCACGCTCATCTGGGCTACGATGCAGAAGTCGAAGTACGAGCTGTCCGAGCTCACCTACATCGCCCACCGCCAGAACCTCGGCGCCGATCTGCCGCCCACCGCCGTGGTGAAGTCGCCCGAGCAGGTGCGCGCCGAACGCGTCATGGGCGTGATCTGCGGCTGTATCATGCTGCTCGCGCTGATCGTGTTCCTGGTGTGGGGCTTCGTGCCGCTGTTCGACCAGGTGGGCGGCTGGGACGGAATCGACAAGCACGCACTGAAGGACGCCATCCGCGCCGGTCAGGGTGGGTTCGCCATCAGCTGGATCGCGTTCGTGGTTGGCGGCATCCTCTGCGGCATCGTATGGATGGTGGGCAGCGTGCTGGGCAAGTCGCAGGACGACTGGATCGCCGAGGCGAAGCAGGAGGACGCCTGGTTGAAGTACGCGCAGGCCGACGCCAAGGAAGACCCCTGGGCGCGCGGTCCCGAGCAGCCGGAAGGCTCCCCCGACCAGCCCACGTGGAAGTAACGCCCGCCTTAGAAGGCGAGCGCCGTTATGGACGGAAGGAATGCGGCGCCGTCCCGCAGCACCGCCCGCGCCTTTCCGCCTCCCCCTCCCTAGAGCGGCAGGTGCTTGCGATAGGCCACGCGCTTGTCCATGATGCGTTGGACAAGGCCGATCGATCGGCCCATGAGCAAGGCGGACACGACCGTGCCCACGTTGATGCCGAACAGCGCGCCGCCGCCGACAAGGCCGATAGCGCAGGTTGCGAGCAGCGTCACGACGTCGAACCATACCTTCACGCGGGCGTAAGGCTGGCCGATGGCCGCGCACAGGTCGCGCGGAAATGTGTCGATGGGCATGACGGGCAGCTGGCAGCGCGTGCAGAAGTACACGGTCACGGCCACGACGGCGAAACCGCCGACGAACCACAGGCACGACAGCGCAAGCGACTCTATCGGGAACAGGTCGTTCATCCACGACCCGTTGAAGTCGATGAGCGCCCCGCCCACGGCGCAGACCAGAAACGACACGAGGTAGCGCCAGTCGAGCGTTCGCCTAACGGCGCACAGGATGGCAACGAGCCCTATCTGGAATACGACGTACCACACGCCGTAGCTCACCTGGGGCGCTATGGCGTTGAGTGCGAACGGCAGCGCGGCGGCCGGCACGAGGCCCACGTCGGCATGCGCCATGGCAGCCACGCCCAGAGGGATGATCAGGAAGTAGACCGCCCACGCCAGCTCGGCCGGAAGCACGAGCGACGGCGAAGCGGCCGCTTCGCCCGCAGGCTTGCCAGCCAGCTCGTCGGCGGCGCGCACGGCTTCCGAGGGCATGCTACTCGCCCAGCTTCTCGGCGGCTTCGAGCCACTCTTCCTCAAGGGCGTCCACTTGGGATTGCAAGTCGTTGATCTGCGCTTGGAAATCGCCGAGGGCAGCGAAGTCGCTCGGGTCGGCGGCGGCCATCTGGGCGCGCACGTCCTCTATCTTGCCGTTGAGCGTCTCCATCTTGCGCTCGTTCGACTGCATGAGCTTGCGCAGCGTGCGGATCACGCCGCCGGTGAGACGGGGCCCGGAGGCGCCTTCGACTTCGGAGTCACCCTGATCGGCGGCGCGATGGGGGCTTTGGCCTGCGGCGCGGTCGGCCGCCCGAGAGGAAAGGGCACCGGATGCGCGGCCGCTTTGGGCACCCTGGGCGGCACCGGTCGCGCGCTCCGTCAGCCGCAGGTACTCGTCCACGCCGCCGGGGAGGTGGCGCAGCTTGCCGTCCAGCAGGGCGAACTGGTGGTCGGTCACGCGTTCCATGAGGTAGAGGTCGTGCGTGACCAGCAGCAGCGTGCCCGGCCAGCCGTCCAGCAGGTCCTCCACCGAGGCCAGCATGTCGGTGTCCAGGTCGTTGCCCGGCTCGTCGAGGATGAGCACGTTCGGCTCGTCCAGCAGGATGAGCATGAGCGCCAGCCGGCGCTTCTGGCCGCCCGACAGATCGCTCACGGGCTCGTTCAGGTCGGCGCGCGTGAAGCCCAGCTTCTCCAGCAGCTGGCCCGGCGTCATCTCCTTGCCGTCGAGCATGGTGCGGCGGCTGTAGCGACCCACCACCTGCCGCACGCGGTCGTCGCCGAAGCGCGCCAGGTCGTCCAAATGCTGCGACAGCACGGCGAAGCGCACCGTTTTACCTATCTTCACCAGGCCGGCGCTGGGCTTCTGCAAACCTTGGACCACCCGCAGAAGCGTTGTTTTGCCCGCGCCGTTCTCGCCGACGATGCCGTAGCGGTCGCCGGGGCCGATGATCCAGTCCACGTCGTCCAGCACGGTACGGCCGGAGCCGTCCCCGCCGTCGAAGCGCACGGTCACGTGCTCCAGGTCCACCACCTGCTTGCCCAGGCGCGCCATGGCCATGCGCTTGAGCTCCAGCTCGTTGCGCAGAGGCGGAACATCGGCGATGAGCTCCTGGGCCAGGGCCACGTGGAACTTCGGCTTTGTCGCGCGCGCCCGCGCCCCGCGCGAGAGCCAGGCCAGCTCGCGGCGCAGGTCGTTCTGACGCTTCTGCTCGGCCAGCGCCGCCAAACGGTCGCGCTCCACGCGCTGCATGATGTAGGCCGAGAAGCCGCCCTCGAACGGGTCGACCACGCGGTCGTGCACCTCCCACATGCGCGTGCACACCTCGTCGAGGAACCAGCGGTCGTGAGTCACCACCAGCAGTGCACCCTGCCCCGCGCGCCAACGCGTTTTCAGGTGTCCGGCCAGCCACGTGATGGCGCGCACGTCCAGGTGGTTCGTGGGCTCGTCGAGCGCCAGCACATCCCAGTCGCCGATGAGCAGCCGCGCAAGGTCCACCCGGCGGCGCTGCCCGCCGGACAGCGTGCCCACGCGCGCGTCCCACGGAATGTCGGAGGCCAGCCCCGCGATGATGTCGCGAATGCGCGCGTCGCCTGCCCACTGGTACTCCGGCAGGTCGCCCACCACGGCGCGCTCGACGGTGTCGTCGTCGGACAGCGCGTCGGCCTGCCCCAGCACGCCCACGTGCACCGTGCCGTTCTTCAGCACGCGTCCGTCGTCGGGCTCCAGCGTGCCGGCCAGCAAGTTCAGCAGCGTGGACTTCCCGTCGCCGTTGCGGCCCACAATGCCAATGCGGTCGTCCTCCTCCACGCCCAGCGACACGCTGTCGAACACCGTCTTCGTGGGGAATTCCACCCGCACCTTCTCGCAACCCAGCAGAAACTCCATGTATCCATCCTTCGCATTCGCACGTTCGCTCCCATGATAGCGAAACTGCGCGGGTACGGCGTTCCCATTCGCAAAACTGCACGTACGCCGGCGGCGTCAACGAACGGTTACGTTACAATAAAAACGAGCCCGAACATTTATATCAGCGCCTCGTGCAGACGGCACGTGCCGCGAACCCTTCCATCACCGCAATCGCCACCTCCGTGGACAAAGCGGCGGACATCAAGCGCGAGAGCCTGCGGCTCGAACTCGAGGCCATCCAGTCGAGGTACGAGGACGGATCGTTACCCCGCGCCTCGTACAAGCGCTTGCGCGAGAACGTGGCCCTCATGCAGATGGATCTGGAAGACAACCTGTAGGAATACCAGGCGGGGAACGCCGTCGTCGGCGATGAGGGCTTTCGGCGCTTTTCGAGCCAAGGCGCCTGGTTCCCGCATTCGACGCGTTGCCGCCCTCAAGAGCGAGGTTCAACCCGTCCGAAAGGACCTTCCTCTTCCAACCGACCTTCCGCGCCTCCTTACATCAGCATCATCACGACCACCACGAAAGCCACCGTGAGCACGAGACCGGCAAGCATGATAGCCCAGACAGCAGGACGGGCCCAGTTCATGGTCCAACCGATGCCGAAGCGCTCGGGCAGAAACAGGCTGGCGTCGTCGGGATTGTAGTAGAACACGCCCAGCTTCCAGTGTTCGTCGTCGTCGGCCAGCAGCCTTTCGGAAGCGGCCATGCGCGAGAACACGCGAGAGCCCCCCTGGCCGTAAACCAGGCTGATAACGATGGAGCCCACCACTATCACCAGCGCCAAGGCCACCACGAACACGCCTGCCTGCCCCAACCCTATCACGCCAATGAACGAAAGCTCCATGACGGGGCCCAGCAGGCTGAGAGCCAGGCCGCCTGCCACCAGCAAGATGCTCTGGGCGCGCGCGAACATGCCGTAGGCCAGCGCCGAGGTGGCAGGTGCGGACGGGTTCGACGGCCTCTTCGAGCGCAGGATGGTCCAGTGCGCAAACGCCATGCAGGCCGCCACGAACGCCACGATGAGCGCAGGAACCAGTATGGTGAACGGGGTTTTCTCCATGTACTCCGTCACCTCGCCCTGAAAGTTCATGTGCTGCGGGATCAAGTCGGGCATCTGCGCGTACCCGACGGCGCCGATGGCCAGCGTCACGGCAATGACGGGCAGGTACAGCAAATTCCACTTGAGCGAGACCGCGCGCGGCACGGGCGCGTCGCCCACCACGGCCACCGACTCACGTGCGCTGGCCTGCCAGCCCTGCTCCTTCTTGTAGGACTGCACCTTCGCCCGGAAATACAGCATGAGGCCATAGCTTCCGACGCACAGCAGCAGCATGCCCACGCACAGCACGGCCAACGCCAAACCGGCATCGCCCGTGAACGCCCCGAAAGCGCCTACCGCGGTGAGCACGGCGGTAAGAGCGGACATGATCAGGGCGTAGCACCGCTTGAGCCGACGCAGGTAGGGGTCGTGCGCCGCCGTGTCGGGCACGGTGACGGCGAACACCTCGCCGCGCCTCATGAGGAACGGCGTTACGATGGTCATGATGCCCGTCAAGGGCACGAGCGCGACGGTGAAGGCGAGCATCGTCGCAGCGAACTCGGTTGCGTTTCCCTCCATTGCCGCGTCACGCGTCCTTTCCGCAAGCAGGGGCGAAGCCGGCCTCGATGGGGAGCCTGCCGGCTCCGGCCGCCCGCGCAGCCTGGGTGGATGGCACGGGGTCGGCATCGGCGCGCTCGAGGGCGGCATAGGCGCGGGCAGCCTGGGCGCTCGCGCATTCCAGGAACTCGCCGCGCGTGCCGCCGCGCGCCCGGTGTGCGAGCGCGAGCTCGAACAGGCTGTCCTCCATCTTCGCCAGCTCGATCTGCGCGCGGTCGGCCCGATCGTCCTCGCAGGGGTCGGCGATGTAGGCGCCGCTGCGGCCGCGCATGAGCACGTAGCCCTCGTCGCGCAGCACGGCGTAAGCCTTGTTCACCGTGTGCAGGTTGATTCCCAAGTCGCTGGCGAGCGACCGCACGGATGGCAGCGCGGCGCCGGGAACCAGCTCGCCGCGCGCGATGGCCGCGATGATCTGGCTGCGAATCTGCAGGTACAGCGGCTCCTCCGCCTTCTGGTCTATGCGGATGATCATACGGCTCCCTCCTTCGCTACATCAGCATCCCGTTCACCGCAAGGTCGATGACCCCGATAAGCACGCCGATGCCGGCCAACAGCAGTCCCAGCTTCTCGCGCGAAACGCCCAGCCACACCGAGCCGAACAGCCCCAGGCCCGCCGAAAGCAGGACGGGGAACCACTTCGGCGACCAACCGTTCACGTCTCCCGTGATGCCGAAGTGCGTCGCCACCTGTTCAGGCAGCAGCACCCACTGGGCTACGGCCAACGCGACTGCCGCGATTCCCAGCGCGATTGCCGCCACGAGCCCGCTGCGTCCTTCGAGCACCGTGCCCCGATTGCGCGTCCCGTTTTCCCTTGCTCCCATGATACCGCCTTTCGCCCTCTCTTCGATGATGCTTCCGCCTCCTGCGCCGATTCACGCGGAAAGCCCGCGTTTCGCCGTGCTGCGGTAGAGCGCGGCCGACACCGCAGCCACCGCGCACGCCGCCAGCAGCGATCCCGCCTGGCCCAGGAACAACGCCGCCGCCATGCCCACCGCCACGAGGCCCATGCCGGCGAAGACAACCACGAACACCGGCATGCCGCGCTTCACCGGCTCGTACACGGTGGTCCAGTCGTAGCGCGGCCGACGGGCATCCATGGCCAGGCCCAAGCTCGTGGCCAGCAGGCACGATGCCGACGGCACCGCGAACAGCGCGGCGACGGACAGCGCGTCGAGCGGCAGCGAAACCGCCACGAGCACGGCCGACACCAGCAAAAACGGCAGGCCGATCGCCAGGTTCACCGCCGCTTTCGACCACAGCACGGTCGACGGCGGCACGGGCGCCGTCAGCATGAGCCAGCGCGAAGAGCCCTCAAGCGACACCGACGCGGCCGTGGTGGACGAGATGCTGCAGAAGAACGCCAGGCCCCACGGGAGCACGAGCCCGATGACAGGGGCCAGCTCGGGCGGCAGCAGGTCGAGCGAAAGCGCGCCCGTGAGCGTCCCCGCCGCCACGGCGATGGCCGCCACCAGCACGAGCACATAGCCGATGCAGGCGTTCATGAAGTAGATGGGCGTGGCCACGAGAAGGCGCACCTCCTTCGCCATGAGGGCCCGCAGCGGGGAGCCCGCCTTCGCCGCCGCAGCACCCTTGCCGTCGAAAGAGAACGTCCCGCGAGGGCGCGACGACATGAGCATCGAGTTTACCGGCACGAACAGGCGTACGACGAGCGCGAGCACCGCGCACGCCGCCACGAGGTTCACGGCGGCGAACGCCAGGAACTGCTCGAGATCGCCCTCCACGATGCCGGCCGTCGCCCATGCCGCCGGAGGAAATGCGGCAGCAAGCTGGGCCACGAGCTCGGTGCCAAGCGCCGTCATGGCCGCCATGTCGTCGGCCTGCGACGAGAACGCCAGTGATCCGAACACCGCGATGAGCGTGGCCGCCAGAGTAAGCACGATCACCACGACGTTCGCATGCTTGAAGTGCGCCGACACCGCTGCGATGAGCACCGCCAGCACGATGGCCGCGGCCAGCGGAAGCAGTGGCGCCAGCACCACCGAAAGCGCCATGCACGCGACGCCCGCCGCGGTCACGCTTGCGTTCGCCGCGTACACGGCGAACGCCGGAACCATCGCAAGCAGACCGAACGCCAAGCTCATGGCGTACAGCGACACGATGCGCGAGAGCACCACCGACGAGGTGGGCACCGGCAGCGACATCACCAGATCGTAGTCCTTGAAGCTGAACAGCACGCCGTTCGTCTTGAGGAACGCCGCCACCGCGCCGGCAACGGCGCCCACGAGCACCGCGACAAGCGGGATGGCCTCGGGCAGCCCCATCTGCACGAGCGTCTGCGCGACGCCCGACGAGTACGCCGCGGCGAATAGCACGATGGCCGCCACGGCCAACGCAGCGAGCGCCAAGGTGCGCCTCGCCTTAGCCGGGTCGGCGTGCAGCGTCTTGTTGATGCCGAAAAGCCCCAACAGCTGGATTTTCAGCAGAAGGATGAACGAGCGCATGCTTACCGCCCCCCTACCGCGCGCCGGCGGCCGAAGCGGCCTCACTGCGGTCGACCATGTCGAGGAACACGTCTTCCAGGCTCTCATCGCCCACGACCTCGGCCGTGCGACCGCACGCCCGCAACTGCCCCTGCTTGATGATGGCCACCTTGTCGCAGAGCTTCTCCACCACTTCCAGCACGTGGCTCGAGAAGAACACGGCCGCGCCTCCGTCGGCCAGCTCGCGGAGCATCTCCTTCACCTGGAAGGACGCCTCGGGATCGAGGCCGACGAACGGTTCGTCCAGCACAAGCAGCGTCGGCTCGTGCACGAGTGCGCCGATGAGCACGAGCTTCTGGCGCATGCCGTGCGAGTACGAGGACACAAGGTCGCCCAATGCGGAGGTGAGGCCCAGGCGATCGGCACACTGCCGAATGCGGGCCTCGCGCACGTCGGCGGGCACCTGGAAGATGTCCGAGATATAGTTCAGGTACTGGATGCCCGTGAGGAACTCGTAGATGTCGGGGTTGTCGGGCACATAGGCCGTGACGCGCTTGCAAGCGAGCGCGTCGGTGCGCACCGATTGCCCGGCAATGCGGATGTCGCCCTCGTCGAAGCCCGTGACGCCCACGATGGCGCGGATGAGCGTGGTTTTGCCTGCGCCGTTGTGACCGACGAAGCCGAAGATGTCCCCCGGCATGACGTCGAGGGTCACGTCGTCCACCGCGCGCTTCGCACCGAACTTCTTCACCACATGGTTGACTGACAATACCGGAGATGCCATGCCGATTTTCCTTCCCTTGCCTGCTTGTTATATTTATGCTATAACAGATGGAACAAAGATGCAAGGGACGTATTTGCGATCGATTGCACGGAAGCAGGCGCTCGCACGCCGGGTGCTTCACGCGAAATCCGTTTGCCCGAACTGATATTTCGCGTGAAGCACCCGGCGATGAAGAGAGAAGAGGAGCACGACCATGAGGCGCATAGCGATTTTTCTGGCGGTCACCTTCGCCTTGACGTGGGCGTACGAGTTCGGGGTGGTGTACCCGGCGTCGTCGGGGGCGCTCACCGGCATCCCGCCAGTCGCGGCGCAGTTCGTCACCGGGGCGGCCATGTTCTTCCCCGCCATCGGTGTGCTCGTAACGCGCCTCGTCACACGGGAGGGGTTCAAGAACAGCGTCGTCAAACCGCGCGGGTTCAAGAAGTCGCTACCATGGTTCGCCGTCGCCTGGTTCGGGCCGGCCATTTTGTCCGTCATCGGCGCAGCCGTGTACTTCCTCGTGTTCCCGCAGGATTTCGACCCCTCCATGGGCGCCTTCGTCGCCTCGACGCAGCAACAGGCAGCGGCGACCGGCGCCGAGCTGCCTGCCGACACCGTCACCATGATGCTGCTCGCTCAGCTGCCATTCGCCATCTTCCTGGCGCCCGTGCTCAACATCTTCACGACGTTCGGCGAGGAATGGGGATGGCGCGGCTACCTCGTGCCGAAGGTGTCCACGCATCTGCGCATCGTCCCCACGCTGCTGGTCACGGGCGTCATCTGGGGGCTCTGGCACGCACCGCTCACCATCATCGGGCATAACTACGGCACCGGCTATCCCACCTGGCCCATCGGCGGCATAGCGGCCATGTGCCTGTTCTGCATCGTCGTCGGCATCTTCCTCACGTACGTCACCGTGCGCACGGGCAGCTGCCTGGCGGCGGCCATCGGCCACGGAGCAATCAACGGCTTCGTGAGCGCGGCGCTGTTGTTCTCGGTGACGGGCGGCAACCCCTTCGTCGGCCCCCTGCCCGTCGGCATCATCGGCGGCAGCGCCTTCGTCGTCGTGGCGGCCTTCATGCTGCGCGACCTGCATCGTCGCGAAAAGGAGGGCACGCTCGACATGCCGAAGGCGGGACTGCCCGATGACGTGACGAAGGCCGACCTGGCTCGCGCTCCTAAGGCGTAGCCCAACGGCTAGCACACGAACGGATGTTTTACGTGAAACATCCGACCCTGGCATAACGAAAAACGGGGCCCGATCTGCCGCCAGATCGGGCCCCGCCCTGTCCATGCCTGCTGCACCGCCAAACCTGCCGATCTGCCGGGCCGCGTTCCGTCTACAGGCGCTCCACCACGAGGTCGCCCATGGCGACGGTGCCGACCATCTTGTCGGCCGGTGTGTCGGGTCCCTTGATGTCGCCGGTGCGCCAGCCCTCGTCGAGCACGGCGGTCACCGCGCGGCGGATGTCGTCGGCGGCCTCGCCCATGTCGAAGCTGTAGCGCAGCATCATCTCGACGGACAAAATCTGCGCGAGCGGGTTCGCGATGCCCTTCCCCGCGATGTCGGGCGCGCTGCCGTGGCTGGGCTCGTAGAGCGCGGTGCCGTCGCCGAGGCTGGCGCTGGCCAGCATGCCGAGCGAGCCGGTGATCTGCGCGGCTTCGTCGGAGAGGATGTCGCCGAACATGTTCTCGGTCACCACCACGTCGAAGTCGGCCGGGCGGTTGATGAGCTGCATGGCCGTGTTGTCCACGAGCAGGTCCTCCAACTCCACGTCGGGGTACTCCTCCGCGCCGATGCGGTGCACGATCTCGCGCCACATGCGGCTCGTCTCCAGCACGTTCGCCTTGTCGACGCTCGTCACCTTGTTGCGGCGTTTGCGCGCGGCCTCGAAGGCTTGGCGCGCGATGCGCTCCACCTCGTACTCGCGGTACTCGAGCGTGTCGTAGGCGCGCTGGCCGGCGGTGCCGTCCGTTCCGCAGCACTCCTCGTCGTAGAAGCGCTCGCGGCGGCCGAAGTACAACCCGCCGGTCAGCTCGCGCACGATCATCATGTCCACGCCGTCCACGATCTCGGGCTTGAGCGTGGATGCATCGGCCAGCGCGGCGAAGATCTGCACGGGGCGCAGGTTCGTGTACAGGCCCAGCGCCTTGCGGATGCCCAGCAGACCCTGCTCAGGACGCGGCTTCGCCGGATCCGTGGTGTCCCACTTCGGGCCGCCGACAGCCGCCAGCAGCACGGCGTCGGAGGCTTCGGCCGCGCGCAGCGTCTCGTCCGGCAGCGCGGTGCCTGTCGCATCGATGGCGCACCCGCCCAGCAGCGCCTCGGTGTAGGCGAACGCCGTATCGTACTTCGCGCCCACCGCGTCGAGCACCTTGACGCCCTCGGCGATGATCTCGGGGCCGATGCCGTCGCCGGGAAGCAGGCAAATTTGGTAGTTCTTGGTCATGACATCTTCTTTCGGATATAGGTTTTCAGCAAAAGCACCTCGGTGACCCCTTAGGGCATGGCAAAGGGGCCGCGATTGCACAAAAATCACCAGTTTGTTGCAGCTTCGAGAGCATCTCGCACAATCAGCTTGTAGCGACCTGCGAAAATGCTCTCATCTTTGGCGAGTGGCTGAGAAGAAACACCGTCAGATGCAAAAATGTGCAACAATCTGGTGATTTCTGCTCAAATATCCGCCATTCTCCTTACGCAAAGCAAAGCGAACGGGCATTGCATGCGAATCTACTTCCCCAGCTTCGCCTTCGTGCGGTTGATCAGGCCGCCGGCTTCGATGATCTCGCGGATGAACGGGGGGAACGGCTGGGCCTCGAAGGTCTGGCCCGTCGTCTCGTTCACGATGACGCCCGCGTCGGCGTCCACGTTCACCACGTCGCCCTGGCTGATGGCGTCCACCGCTTCGGGGCACTCCATGATGGCGAGGCCCGTGTTGATGGAGTTGCGGTAGAAGATGCGCGCGAAGCTCTTGGCGATGACCACGTCGACGCCGGCCGCCTTGATGGCGATGGGCGCGTGCTCGCGCGACGAGCCGCAGCCGAAGTTCTCGTCGGCCACGATGATGTCGCCGGGTTGCACGCGCTCGATGAACGACGTGTCGAGGTCCTCGAGGCAGTGCTTCGCGAGCTCGGCCGGATCGGACGTGGTCAGATAGCGAGCAGGGATGATGACGTCGGTGTCGATGTCGCGCCCATAGCGGTGCGCGGTTCCTTTGAATTGCATGGTCGCAGTCCCTCCTAGTCCAAATCTTCCGGCAGGCCGATGTGGCCGAGCACCGCGCTCGCCGCAGCGATGGCCGGCGAGGACAGGTAGACCTCGCTCGTGGGATCGCCCATGCGGCCGACGAAGTTGCGGTTCGTCGTGGCGATGGCACGCTCGCCGGCGGCGAGGATGCCCATGTAGCCGCCCAAGCAGGGGCCGCACGTGGGCGTGGACACGGCGCAGTTCGCGTCGAGGAACACGTCCATGAGGCCTTCCTCCATGCACTGGCGGTACACGGCCTGCGTGGCGGGGATCACGATGCAGCGCACGTCGGGATGGACGGTGCGCCCGCGCAGCACATCGGCGGCCTGGCGCATGTCGACGATGCGGCCGTTCGTGCAGCTGCCGATGACGGCCTGGTCGATACGTACGTCGCGCGCCTCGGCGGCCGGGCGCGTGTTCGACGGCAGGTGCGGGAACGACACGGTGGGCACGATGGAGGCGGCGTCGATCTCATACACCTTCGCGTATGTGGCGTCGGCGTCGGAGTGGTACTCGGTGTAGGGGCGCTCGGTGCGGCCG is from Gordonibacter urolithinfaciens and encodes:
- the leuB gene encoding 3-isopropylmalate dehydrogenase yields the protein MTKNYQICLLPGDGIGPEIIAEGVKVLDAVGAKYDTAFAYTEALLGGCAIDATGTALPDETLRAAEASDAVLLAAVGGPKWDTTDPAKPRPEQGLLGIRKALGLYTNLRPVQIFAALADASTLKPEIVDGVDMMIVRELTGGLYFGRRERFYDEECCGTDGTAGQRAYDTLEYREYEVERIARQAFEAARKRRNKVTSVDKANVLETSRMWREIVHRIGAEEYPDVELEDLLVDNTAMQLINRPADFDVVVTENMFGDILSDEAAQITGSLGMLASASLGDGTALYEPSHGSAPDIAGKGIANPLAQILSVEMMLRYSFDMGEAADDIRRAVTAVLDEGWRTGDIKGPDTPADKMVGTVAMGDLVVERL
- a CDS encoding 3-isopropylmalate dehydratase small subunit; translation: MQFKGTAHRYGRDIDTDVIIPARYLTTSDPAELAKHCLEDLDTSFIERVQPGDIIVADENFGCGSSREHAPIAIKAAGVDVVIAKSFARIFYRNSINTGLAIMECPEAVDAISQGDVVNVDADAGVIVNETTGQTFEAQPFPPFIREIIEAGGLINRTKAKLGK